A window of the Lentisphaera araneosa HTCC2155 genome harbors these coding sequences:
- a CDS encoding MoaD/ThiS family protein: MAHKVKLWGQLKHIAGEEYVEVSGAKTVKELVFHLAEQKTEISEMLLVDGQPNPSILVFVNDNQHLWENPTELQESDAITLMSPIAGG, encoded by the coding sequence ATGGCACATAAAGTAAAACTCTGGGGGCAATTAAAGCATATTGCTGGGGAAGAATACGTCGAAGTTTCTGGCGCGAAAACTGTAAAAGAACTCGTTTTTCATTTAGCTGAACAGAAAACAGAGATTAGCGAAATGTTACTTGTGGACGGTCAGCCCAATCCCTCGATTCTCGTTTTTGTCAATGATAATCAACACCTCTGGGAGAACCCGACGGAATTGCAAGAGAGCGATGCGATTACTTTAATGTCACCCATTGCAGGAGGTTAA
- a CDS encoding HesA/MoeB/ThiF family protein has product MKPLNQEEKDTYAWQTTVPGFGEEGQVKLKNSTVFISRCGGLGSVVAYELAAAGIGKMILAHGGNVKHSDLNRQLLMTHDWLGKPRIESVERRLKELNPRLEIEAVNSNVNEENAQELMKEADLIIDCAPLFEERYLMNREAIRNNIPLVECAMFEMQAQITTIIPGKTACLTCIYPEKPAAWKRRFPVFGAVSGTVGCMAAMEAVKVLSNLGDTLENKLLSFDLRDMTFMKSPLIKRDDCPACSGHSS; this is encoded by the coding sequence ATGAAGCCACTCAATCAAGAAGAAAAAGATACCTATGCTTGGCAAACAACTGTTCCTGGTTTTGGGGAAGAAGGTCAAGTTAAACTCAAAAACTCCACTGTTTTCATCTCGCGTTGTGGCGGTTTAGGTTCGGTGGTCGCTTATGAACTGGCGGCCGCAGGTATTGGCAAGATGATTTTAGCCCATGGTGGCAATGTCAAGCATTCGGATTTAAATCGTCAGTTACTGATGACTCATGATTGGTTGGGCAAGCCCCGCATTGAATCAGTGGAACGTCGCTTAAAAGAGCTCAATCCTCGTTTAGAGATTGAGGCAGTTAATTCGAATGTCAACGAAGAAAATGCCCAGGAATTAATGAAAGAAGCGGATCTGATTATTGATTGTGCACCACTCTTTGAAGAACGTTACCTGATGAATCGCGAAGCGATCAGAAATAATATTCCCCTCGTCGAATGTGCGATGTTTGAAATGCAGGCGCAGATCACCACCATTATACCGGGCAAGACGGCTTGCTTAACTTGTATCTACCCCGAGAAACCAGCCGCATGGAAGCGTCGCTTTCCCGTTTTTGGAGCAGTTTCGGGGACAGTGGGCTGCATGGCCGCCATGGAAGCTGTAAAAGTTCTCAGTAACTTGGGCGATACTCTGGAGAATAAATTATTGAGTTTTGATTTACGCGATATGACTTTTATGAAAAGTCCGCTCATTAAGCGCGATGATTGCCCCGCCTGTTCAGGGCATTCGAGTTAA
- a CDS encoding DUF1559 domain-containing protein, whose protein sequence is MKKNRFSLIELLVVLAIIGILLSLLFPMLKRSREAARRTACASNQKQIGIAFTMYQGDNDNRYPIYDDGEGNKASDGRLDPFVSWDDQLGVYDGRNLTEEQQLRDNLRQTDADYKDEDLYVCPSNVQKRSPAVLKSYTINNNYYNQPSNPSRNTQGVAGWVNIGGSGASRYFEAWSTKITKVNNPSAAMVLLEMHDFNSILGRGAGQRGGIISKNFSPGAPFIAHNSQVGGVKEFYVHDSKSYKMNFLMADGSVHVMPYADTFGEYRNDFYTGTHIGTADLQGTYWDLLQ, encoded by the coding sequence ATGAAAAAAAATAGATTCTCCCTTATTGAATTACTCGTCGTACTCGCCATAATCGGTATTCTTCTCAGTCTCTTATTCCCCATGCTAAAAAGATCTCGTGAGGCCGCCAGACGCACAGCCTGCGCAAGTAATCAAAAACAAATAGGCATCGCTTTTACCATGTATCAGGGAGACAATGATAATCGCTACCCAATCTACGATGACGGCGAGGGCAATAAGGCCTCCGATGGCCGTCTAGATCCCTTTGTCAGTTGGGATGATCAGCTCGGTGTTTATGATGGCAGAAACTTAACTGAAGAGCAGCAATTGAGAGATAATCTCCGCCAGACTGATGCTGATTATAAAGATGAAGACCTTTACGTCTGCCCATCTAATGTCCAAAAACGCTCTCCTGCAGTGCTAAAATCTTACACCATCAACAATAATTACTATAACCAACCCAGCAACCCAAGCAGAAATACACAGGGAGTAGCTGGATGGGTTAACATAGGTGGTAGTGGTGCATCTCGGTACTTTGAAGCTTGGTCGACAAAAATCACAAAAGTCAACAATCCCAGCGCAGCCATGGTTTTACTCGAAATGCATGATTTTAACAGCATTCTTGGTCGTGGGGCAGGCCAACGAGGCGGTATAATCAGTAAAAACTTTTCTCCGGGCGCCCCTTTCATAGCTCATAATAGCCAAGTCGGGGGAGTCAAGGAATTCTATGTTCATGACAGTAAATCCTATAAAATGAATTTCCTCATGGCAGACGGCAGCGTCCATGTCATGCCTTATGCGGATACATTTGGTGAGTATCGCAATGATTTTTATACTGGCACACATATTGGCACTGCCGACCTTCAAGGTACTTATTGGGATCTCTTGCAATAA
- a CDS encoding DUF1559 domain-containing protein, producing the protein MKKLKFSLIEILVVVAIIGILASFLMPTLKKARDSARRASCMNNMKQMAIALVNYHSDNEDYYPAPNADFNNTKISWDDLLGLYDGRDLTQAQMERQNLNEADNTPSPMYLCPSNRQSRPGVNLRSYSMNAAYVNDSSAGVIAPNNLGSSISLTQISNPSDTIVNSEAQSYSNILGFYGAQGYSHARYYIENYNPDGFPLHNNDIGGVSGFYVHDDKSYKMNFSFADGHAEYRSVPSTLGSTGASNFYTGAYTNWGYLIDTPWNALK; encoded by the coding sequence ATGAAAAAATTGAAATTTTCACTCATCGAAATTCTCGTCGTTGTGGCCATCATTGGCATCTTAGCTAGCTTCTTAATGCCGACTCTCAAAAAAGCACGTGACTCGGCTAGAAGAGCATCATGTATGAATAACATGAAACAGATGGCCATTGCACTAGTCAATTACCACAGCGATAATGAAGACTATTACCCCGCTCCCAATGCTGATTTTAATAACACAAAAATATCATGGGATGACCTATTGGGCTTATATGACGGTCGTGACCTCACCCAAGCTCAAATGGAACGACAAAATCTAAATGAGGCTGATAACACCCCATCTCCCATGTATTTATGCCCTTCAAATCGGCAATCTAGACCTGGAGTCAACCTAAGATCTTATTCTATGAATGCGGCGTACGTCAACGATTCTAGCGCAGGTGTCATTGCACCTAATAATTTAGGAAGTTCTATCTCTCTCACTCAAATTAGCAATCCATCCGACACTATTGTTAACTCAGAAGCCCAAAGCTATTCTAATATTCTCGGATTTTATGGGGCTCAAGGCTACTCACATGCACGTTATTATATTGAAAACTATAACCCTGACGGTTTCCCACTCCACAACAATGACATTGGTGGAGTCAGTGGTTTTTATGTCCACGATGATAAATCCTATAAAATGAACTTTTCCTTTGCCGATGGTCATGCGGAGTATCGCAGTGTTCCTAGTACCCTCGGTAGTACAGGAGCCAGTAATTTTTATACCGGAGCTTACACTAATTGGGGCTACCTAATTGACACTCCCTGGAATGCCCTTAAATAA
- a CDS encoding DUF7133 domain-containing protein, giving the protein MYIHHLKTFALLCTTGLVISAQNRLAVDKDPDVTPLEPQASQQSIRMEAPFKAELIAAEPMVNEPIVMAWGGDGALYVVELRGYMQDADHSGAQEPVGQVVRLEDSNGDGIMDKQSVFVDKLVEPRAIMAVKGGLLIAAPPNIYFCKDSTGDGVADIRKSIYDRYAGRGGNVEHKDNGLMWGIDNWIYNAKSATRYQYIQDDKGGKFIEGQTGFRGQWGITQDNIGHIYATGNTTPWIGEQIAYEYLMHNKLVHDDTFSQQKRLEKDFKKVWPIIGTPDVQGGPGAIRKEDNTLHSFTAIGGQAIFRGDKLGEDMVGQYFIPEPVGRLVRRAVIEEKDGFRTLTNPLKGQQKEFMASSDSNFRPVNAFTGPDGCLYIIDMYRGIIQDGNWTRPGSYLRKEILRRGLDKNIQRGRIYRISKDGIKPDAIPKFDSFSNDQLIKALAHANGWWRDEAQKRLVLAQDKSVVPALKELLKAEKSALGRVHAIWTLRGLDSWDKASAESAIKDTDWQVQFTAIRASEKIIQEDSSFIKTLAQTPLINDKVARQVILSLGLCNSVKGVKEQNKAAARALITKIAMTYPKNDLMVLSTIASMPGQEEALLAFILKKSGDPQEASAWLKMLGRIIIKSGDAKRVEKLLQMSIESSQEHQELLIQGFAEALPQNGRGSGSRVTLVRFDKKPQVLSQLEETHAASEQLKKSMTWFTWPGEARYDKPYAVVEMAHWEKDLYNRGKTIYNGLCAACHGQDGMGIKIPSSTDLLAPALAANKRVEGDPDKVVQILLHGLTGPIDGKKYSGLMAAMGSNDDEWIGSVTTYIRRAWGNVGESVPHHQVKRVRARHKDRKTPWTDAELKKK; this is encoded by the coding sequence ATGTACATACATCACCTCAAGACTTTTGCTTTACTTTGTACCACCGGATTAGTAATAAGTGCCCAAAATCGCCTAGCTGTTGACAAAGATCCTGACGTCACTCCACTCGAGCCACAGGCTTCGCAGCAAAGCATTCGGATGGAAGCTCCTTTTAAAGCTGAGCTCATTGCCGCTGAACCCATGGTCAACGAACCCATCGTCATGGCATGGGGCGGCGATGGTGCCCTCTATGTCGTTGAACTGCGAGGCTATATGCAGGATGCCGATCATAGCGGTGCACAAGAACCCGTTGGTCAAGTCGTTCGTCTAGAGGATAGCAATGGCGATGGCATCATGGATAAGCAAAGTGTTTTTGTCGATAAGCTCGTGGAACCTCGCGCCATCATGGCCGTCAAAGGTGGCTTGCTAATTGCGGCTCCCCCCAATATTTATTTCTGTAAAGATAGCACAGGTGATGGCGTTGCCGACATACGCAAGTCCATTTACGATCGTTACGCTGGGCGTGGTGGCAATGTGGAACACAAAGATAACGGCCTCATGTGGGGCATAGACAACTGGATTTATAATGCCAAATCCGCGACCCGCTACCAATATATCCAAGATGATAAGGGCGGAAAATTCATCGAAGGTCAAACAGGCTTTCGCGGTCAGTGGGGCATCACTCAAGATAATATCGGCCATATTTATGCAACGGGCAATACGACCCCATGGATTGGCGAGCAAATTGCCTACGAATACCTGATGCATAACAAGCTCGTTCACGACGACACTTTCTCTCAACAAAAACGCCTCGAAAAAGACTTCAAAAAAGTTTGGCCCATCATCGGCACTCCCGATGTCCAGGGCGGCCCTGGCGCCATCCGCAAAGAAGATAACACCCTGCATAGCTTTACCGCTATTGGTGGTCAGGCGATCTTTCGTGGCGATAAACTCGGTGAAGATATGGTGGGACAATACTTTATCCCGGAACCCGTCGGGCGCTTGGTACGTCGAGCCGTCATCGAAGAAAAAGATGGTTTCCGCACTCTGACCAACCCCCTCAAAGGTCAACAGAAAGAATTTATGGCTTCCTCCGACTCGAACTTCCGCCCCGTCAACGCCTTTACGGGGCCCGATGGCTGTCTTTACATCATCGATATGTATCGCGGTATTATCCAAGATGGTAACTGGACGCGACCGGGCTCTTACTTGCGCAAAGAAATTCTTCGCAGGGGACTCGATAAAAACATTCAGCGCGGTCGTATCTACCGCATCTCAAAAGACGGCATCAAACCTGATGCCATACCCAAATTTGATAGCTTCTCAAATGATCAACTCATCAAAGCCCTCGCCCACGCCAATGGTTGGTGGCGTGATGAAGCGCAAAAACGCCTCGTGCTTGCCCAAGACAAATCCGTAGTCCCCGCTCTTAAGGAGTTGCTCAAAGCTGAAAAATCAGCTCTCGGTCGCGTCCACGCCATCTGGACTTTACGAGGTCTCGATTCATGGGACAAGGCAAGTGCGGAATCCGCAATTAAGGACACTGATTGGCAAGTGCAATTCACCGCCATTCGCGCCAGTGAAAAAATCATCCAAGAAGACAGCTCATTCATCAAAACTTTAGCTCAAACACCGTTGATCAATGATAAAGTCGCTCGCCAAGTCATCCTCTCTCTCGGTCTATGCAATAGCGTAAAGGGCGTCAAAGAGCAAAACAAAGCTGCCGCTAGGGCCCTCATTACCAAAATTGCCATGACCTACCCAAAAAATGACCTCATGGTACTCTCAACTATTGCTTCCATGCCGGGACAAGAAGAGGCTTTACTCGCTTTTATCCTAAAGAAGAGCGGCGATCCACAAGAAGCTTCAGCTTGGTTGAAAATGCTCGGTCGCATTATTATTAAATCCGGTGATGCCAAGCGAGTAGAAAAACTTTTGCAAATGTCGATTGAGTCTTCACAAGAACATCAAGAACTATTGATCCAAGGATTTGCCGAAGCACTTCCACAAAATGGTCGCGGCAGTGGCTCACGCGTCACACTGGTTCGCTTCGATAAAAAACCACAAGTACTCAGCCAGCTAGAAGAAACACACGCCGCTTCTGAACAACTCAAAAAATCTATGACTTGGTTTACCTGGCCCGGAGAGGCTCGCTATGATAAACCCTATGCCGTCGTGGAAATGGCCCATTGGGAAAAAGACCTCTACAACCGTGGCAAGACCATTTACAATGGCCTCTGTGCAGCCTGCCACGGCCAAGATGGCATGGGCATTAAAATTCCGAGCAGCACCGATTTGCTTGCTCCTGCACTTGCAGCCAACAAACGCGTTGAGGGCGATCCCGATAAAGTCGTGCAAATTCTACTCCACGGCCTCACGGGCCCCATCGATGGCAAAAAATATAGTGGCTTGATGGCTGCCATGGGCAGTAATGATGACGAATGGATTGGCTCCGTCACCACCTACATCCGTCGTGCCTGGGGCAATGTGGGCGAAAGCGTCCCTCATCATCAGGTCAAACGCGTTCGCGCCCGCCACAAAGACCGCAAAACTCCTTGGACTGACGCAGAACTCAAGAAAAAATAA
- a CDS encoding ThuA domain-containing protein, whose translation MNFKKSLLMTFAFTGLALVANDDKRAKIKALDMQMKQTHQQSNELRHQSELKKREVNKLKFQKWLLERSDKVEKMFQGFEVAKSKKPRKVLIYSRTTGFRHSSIETGAGMIKLVGEKTGAYTAVHTEDESMINDAELAKYDVLLMLSTTNNPISTPKARAAFEKFMASDKGLVGIHAATDCHKKWPNYLEAMGGIFDGHPWGAGDHVTLYNECPDHACAKMVPQGFVIRDEIYQYKDDKHFTRDKMRVLLSLDLSGPKMMKNNMKRKDNDYAVSWLRSYTGSKVFYTNLGHNEDTYFNPVAMQHMLTGIQYACGDVEADATPSAKLGLLPKPVK comes from the coding sequence ATGAACTTCAAGAAATCACTCCTCATGACCTTTGCTTTCACTGGTCTTGCGCTAGTCGCAAATGATGACAAACGAGCCAAGATCAAAGCTCTAGATATGCAGATGAAGCAAACGCATCAGCAATCCAATGAACTTAGGCATCAATCTGAACTCAAAAAACGCGAAGTCAACAAACTCAAATTCCAAAAATGGCTGCTCGAAAGAAGCGATAAAGTCGAAAAAATGTTCCAGGGTTTCGAAGTGGCCAAGAGCAAAAAGCCAAGAAAAGTTTTGATCTACTCTAGAACGACTGGCTTTCGTCATAGCTCCATCGAAACGGGCGCAGGCATGATAAAGTTAGTGGGTGAAAAAACGGGTGCCTATACAGCTGTTCACACCGAAGATGAAAGCATGATCAATGATGCGGAACTGGCAAAATACGATGTCCTACTCATGCTCAGCACAACTAACAATCCCATTTCCACCCCCAAAGCTCGCGCTGCTTTTGAGAAATTCATGGCTTCCGACAAGGGCCTCGTGGGAATTCACGCTGCCACGGACTGCCACAAAAAATGGCCGAACTACCTCGAAGCTATGGGCGGGATTTTTGATGGTCACCCCTGGGGCGCTGGCGATCACGTAACTTTGTACAATGAATGCCCCGATCACGCTTGTGCAAAAATGGTTCCCCAAGGCTTTGTCATTCGCGACGAAATCTATCAATACAAAGACGACAAACACTTCACGCGCGATAAGATGCGAGTCTTGCTCAGTCTCGATCTCTCAGGCCCCAAAATGATGAAGAATAACATGAAGCGTAAAGATAATGACTACGCTGTTTCTTGGCTCAGATCTTACACGGGCTCAAAAGTCTTTTACACCAACCTCGGCCACAATGAAGATACCTATTTCAATCCCGTTGCCATGCAGCACATGCTTACAGGCATTCAGTACGCCTGCGGCGACGTAGAAGCCGACGCCACACCAAGCGCAAAACTTGGTCTACTGCCCAAGCCAGTAAAATAA
- a CDS encoding DUF7133 domain-containing protein: MNKTSLFFSLLSTVLFVQANTPEGFSETRFAGYPEIKSLTGLSVSPEGVVYAAQDLNGAWGKNPHNGSITRMEDTDGDGKADKFTKFVADIDQPRGIHFIHDTLYVINPPYLTAFKDSDNDGVADQKKNLLTGIGFSLDWRGGDHTSNGVRMGADGWLYMAIGDYAIPNGKGSDGSSVQLWGGGVLRCRPDGSELEIFTSNTRNIYGVAITPQMELFSRDNTNDGGGWNVRFHYFSQFMDAGYPRKYLSNPDETQAPLADYGGGSGTGMRFIQEPGIPRQWNNKVYSCDWGGTGISIHDMKRFEETYIIEQKTFFKPDKAMDIDADAAGNIYVMNWKGANNYANFDKERGSIFKLKPTNHQAKNFPELKKQSIDQLINNLNSDSENLRMTSQREIISRKADIKTAKKLTIYVQNSSKSLYGRTSALFALKQIFGTQAHEALKSFTKDKDLRENALKALTDRSTQVKGLDPQFFINFLKDPNARVRSQAIISLGRLKAPGTSQYIMALGAKPYDYKSDQLPDRAQLNPRIPHTAFRVLLELADVPYLLSVAKTRGPKSEMALRVLKNIYTPEVVAGITKLCNEASPEDLPRYLPTLFRLYYMEDIEKVEWRQHWWSTRPQTKIPYMRKDLWAGSEKVKSCIEKNMSRLQDQQIVSMLSSLQSVGIQRRDFKLGLKMTGLEALVTKDKLDQKDIAFIEAEIKEGKDQAQIVLDAWNKLNDHLDVHPKEVRLALFSIVEQNLKHRKNKALNEQVKAFMTDPNYLLSNEDAMFQAFYHKKGWGTMIYYCRYLLNLQSMPLIQDKTRKKIIKAVGKEISRGQEFTAEYAVNMGYPEYFEEVKKYAAKGKGKKGEFYKKLVVKIEQLKNTDSNQKIAQLDKKIVMAKVKNIKGDIKLGEQLYTRSGCVACHARSESEMAKGPYMGNVGTTFTRDAIAEAIIDPNATISQGFTSVLFKMKDGSSHTGFVSSREHGQIALRNLFGITTKIAHEDVVSEKKLKTSMMPEGLVNNLSIKEFAALVDYLSSLKK, translated from the coding sequence ATGAATAAAACTAGCCTATTCTTTAGCTTATTATCTACTGTTCTTTTTGTTCAAGCCAACACACCCGAAGGCTTTAGCGAAACGCGCTTTGCCGGTTACCCCGAAATTAAAAGTCTCACTGGCCTATCTGTCAGCCCCGAAGGCGTAGTTTATGCTGCCCAAGATTTGAATGGTGCATGGGGCAAAAACCCTCATAATGGCTCCATTACCCGTATGGAAGATACCGATGGCGATGGCAAAGCCGATAAATTCACCAAATTTGTTGCCGATATTGATCAACCGCGCGGCATCCATTTTATTCACGACACACTCTATGTCATCAATCCACCCTACCTCACAGCCTTCAAAGACAGTGATAATGATGGTGTGGCGGACCAAAAGAAAAATCTTCTTACTGGCATCGGCTTTTCTTTAGATTGGCGTGGTGGTGATCATACTTCCAATGGCGTGCGCATGGGTGCTGACGGTTGGCTTTACATGGCGATTGGTGATTACGCCATTCCCAATGGCAAAGGTAGCGATGGCTCCTCTGTTCAGCTTTGGGGTGGGGGAGTTCTGCGCTGCCGTCCCGATGGTTCAGAACTGGAAATTTTCACTTCAAATACACGTAATATTTATGGTGTCGCTATTACTCCACAAATGGAGCTCTTCTCCCGTGACAACACCAATGATGGTGGGGGTTGGAACGTTCGTTTTCACTACTTTAGTCAATTTATGGATGCCGGTTATCCTCGTAAATATCTGAGTAATCCCGACGAAACCCAAGCCCCTCTCGCAGACTATGGTGGCGGCAGTGGTACGGGAATGCGCTTTATCCAAGAACCCGGTATACCCAGGCAATGGAATAATAAAGTCTACAGCTGTGACTGGGGTGGAACGGGTATTTCTATTCACGATATGAAGCGATTCGAAGAAACCTATATCATTGAACAAAAAACTTTCTTTAAACCTGATAAAGCCATGGATATCGATGCGGATGCCGCTGGCAATATCTACGTCATGAACTGGAAAGGCGCTAACAATTACGCCAACTTTGATAAAGAGCGCGGCAGTATTTTTAAACTCAAACCAACAAATCATCAAGCTAAAAATTTTCCCGAGTTAAAAAAACAGTCCATTGATCAACTCATCAACAATCTCAATAGTGATTCTGAAAACCTACGCATGACGAGTCAGCGCGAAATCATTAGTCGTAAAGCGGATATCAAAACCGCCAAAAAACTCACAATTTACGTACAAAATTCCTCGAAAAGCCTCTATGGACGTACTTCGGCTCTCTTTGCTCTAAAACAAATTTTTGGAACTCAAGCCCATGAGGCCTTGAAGTCTTTCACCAAGGATAAAGACCTCCGCGAAAATGCTCTCAAAGCACTCACGGATCGCTCCACACAAGTCAAGGGTCTCGATCCACAATTCTTCATTAATTTCCTCAAAGATCCCAATGCCCGAGTGCGCAGCCAAGCCATCATTAGCCTAGGCCGCCTCAAAGCTCCAGGAACGAGTCAATACATCATGGCCCTTGGAGCAAAGCCATATGATTACAAAAGTGATCAACTTCCCGATAGAGCCCAACTCAACCCGAGAATTCCCCACACGGCTTTTCGAGTGCTCCTTGAGCTCGCCGATGTTCCCTACTTACTTTCAGTCGCCAAAACTCGAGGCCCCAAATCGGAAATGGCCTTGCGCGTCTTAAAAAATATTTATACCCCGGAAGTGGTCGCTGGGATCACAAAGCTCTGTAATGAGGCCTCCCCTGAAGATCTCCCCCGCTACCTGCCCACTCTCTTTAGACTCTACTACATGGAAGATATCGAAAAAGTTGAATGGCGTCAACATTGGTGGAGTACCCGCCCGCAAACTAAAATCCCGTATATGAGGAAAGATCTTTGGGCTGGGTCTGAAAAAGTTAAGTCATGCATAGAAAAAAATATGTCTCGTCTTCAAGATCAGCAGATTGTCTCCATGCTTTCATCCTTACAAAGTGTGGGAATTCAGAGACGTGACTTCAAGCTCGGCTTAAAGATGACAGGACTCGAGGCATTAGTAACGAAAGACAAATTGGACCAAAAGGATATTGCCTTTATTGAAGCAGAAATAAAAGAAGGAAAAGATCAAGCCCAAATCGTTCTAGATGCCTGGAATAAACTCAACGATCATCTGGATGTTCACCCCAAAGAAGTTCGTCTCGCCCTATTTTCCATTGTAGAACAAAACCTTAAACACAGAAAAAACAAAGCTTTAAATGAACAAGTTAAAGCCTTCATGACTGATCCTAATTACCTACTTAGTAACGAAGATGCCATGTTCCAGGCCTTTTATCACAAAAAAGGCTGGGGTACAATGATCTATTACTGCCGCTACCTCTTAAACCTGCAAAGTATGCCTCTCATCCAAGATAAAACTCGTAAAAAAATCATTAAAGCCGTAGGCAAAGAAATTAGTAGAGGCCAGGAATTCACTGCAGAATATGCCGTCAATATGGGCTATCCTGAGTATTTTGAGGAAGTTAAAAAGTACGCTGCAAAAGGCAAGGGTAAAAAAGGCGAATTTTACAAAAAGCTCGTCGTCAAAATCGAGCAACTTAAGAATACAGACAGCAATCAAAAAATTGCTCAACTCGACAAGAAAATTGTCATGGCAAAAGTCAAAAACATCAAAGGGGATATCAAATTAGGTGAACAACTCTACACCCGCTCTGGTTGTGTCGCTTGTCATGCTCGTTCAGAAAGCGAAATGGCCAAAGGCCCCTACATGGGCAATGTGGGCACAACTTTCACTCGCGATGCCATTGCCGAAGCCATTATCGACCCCAACGCCACCATTTCTCAGGGTTTTACTTCCGTGCTCTTTAAGATGAAAGATGGTTCGAGCCACACCGGTTTTGTGAGCAGTCGCGAACACGGTCAAATTGCCCTGCGCAATCTCTTTGGCATTACGACAAAAATTGCCCACGAAGATGTGGTCTCAGAGAAGAAACTCAAAACTTCCATGATGCCAGAGGGGCTCGTCAACAATCTCAGCATTAAGGAATTTGCCGCTCTGGTAGATTACCTCAGCTCACTAAAAAAATAA
- a CDS encoding LamG-like jellyroll fold domain-containing protein: protein MNDLEYIHKFHQKKLSSQDLQAFDQGLQNDADFSKLYTDFLMDESLMKDALNELSITGHEPSEAKPSKKSFYLIAGVLMASAALFAFFFQVPSQQNLDFSPKVISVKSKQGLQKGQILELGRFYKISEGDLLRVQYLDKSILEFTKEAEFSFNRKGDSKLVYLNQGQMYGDIQKQELGPMLIETGSAKAEILGTKFNLSSEPEKSDLEVLHGKIHFQNRTGSSDLVQTGEKASASPKQAVIAESIHSNQLDKDFERFTQWQSYSNQLQKDPDLVAYYDHFKGEFPYVLKNLAQSDSAHLRDGRITDPQWTKGRWPQKDALYYSTYSYVDCGSDSHFNFKEAVTLFAWVKVKKFTRHFQAIVARGDHSWRIARNGSKNSIEFACDTNSPYVVRGKTSIDDNQWHLITATYDGKEMRLYIDGEIDAIHQVEGQINVTPNKRVDIGTNNDRSHHRDFEGWMDEVGIFKRALSASEIREMYEIGKP from the coding sequence ATGAATGATTTAGAATATATCCACAAGTTTCACCAAAAGAAACTGAGTTCTCAGGACCTGCAAGCTTTTGATCAAGGCCTTCAAAATGACGCAGACTTCTCCAAGCTCTACACCGATTTTTTAATGGATGAGAGCCTCATGAAAGACGCGCTCAACGAACTCTCCATCACTGGTCATGAACCTAGCGAAGCCAAGCCTTCAAAAAAATCTTTTTACCTGATTGCCGGCGTCCTCATGGCAAGTGCTGCTTTATTCGCTTTTTTCTTTCAGGTCCCTAGTCAACAGAACCTCGACTTCAGCCCCAAAGTCATCAGTGTAAAATCCAAGCAAGGCTTGCAAAAGGGCCAAATCCTTGAACTCGGTCGGTTTTATAAGATCTCTGAAGGAGATTTACTGCGCGTTCAGTACCTCGACAAATCCATTTTGGAATTCACCAAGGAAGCTGAATTCAGCTTTAATCGCAAAGGCGACTCAAAGTTAGTCTACCTCAACCAAGGGCAGATGTACGGCGATATTCAAAAACAAGAACTCGGCCCCATGTTGATTGAAACGGGATCGGCAAAAGCTGAAATCCTTGGAACCAAGTTTAATCTCTCTAGTGAGCCGGAAAAATCTGATCTAGAAGTTCTCCATGGCAAAATTCACTTCCAGAACCGCACGGGAAGTTCTGATCTCGTTCAAACGGGAGAGAAGGCCTCTGCCTCGCCAAAGCAAGCGGTCATTGCCGAATCCATTCACTCCAATCAATTGGACAAAGACTTCGAACGCTTTACTCAGTGGCAAAGCTACTCAAATCAACTTCAAAAAGATCCCGACCTCGTCGCTTATTACGATCACTTCAAAGGCGAGTTCCCTTATGTTTTAAAAAATTTAGCTCAAAGTGACTCAGCTCATCTGAGAGATGGTCGCATTACTGACCCTCAATGGACGAAGGGGCGCTGGCCTCAGAAAGACGCCCTCTACTACTCGACTTATAGCTATGTGGACTGCGGCTCTGATTCCCATTTTAATTTTAAAGAAGCCGTCACTCTATTTGCTTGGGTCAAAGTCAAAAAATTTACTCGTCATTTCCAGGCTATTGTTGCCCGAGGTGATCATAGCTGGCGCATTGCTCGCAATGGCAGTAAAAACTCTATCGAATTCGCCTGTGACACGAACTCCCCCTACGTCGTTCGAGGCAAAACGAGCATAGACGATAATCAATGGCATCTCATCACTGCCACCTACGACGGCAAAGAGATGAGACTCTATATCGACGGTGAAATTGACGCTATTCACCAAGTGGAAGGACAAATCAATGTTACCCCAAATAAACGCGTCGATATTGGCACCAACAACGACCGGTCACATCATCGTGATTTCGAGGGTTGGATGGACGAAGTGGGCATCTTCAAACGCGCCCTCAGTGCTTCCGAAATACGAGAGATGTACGAAATCGGCAAGCCATGA